In Thunnus albacares chromosome 10, fThuAlb1.1, whole genome shotgun sequence, a single window of DNA contains:
- the LOC122991022 gene encoding complexin-2 produces the protein MDFVMKQALGGATKDMGKMLGGEEEKDPDAAKKEEERQEALRQQEEERKAKHARMEAEREKVRQTIRDKYGLKKKEEKEAEEKAAMEQACEGSLTRPKKAIPRGCGDDDEEDEESILDTVLKFLPGPLQDMLKK, from the exons ATGGATTTTGTAATGAAACAAGCTTTAGGTG GGGCCACCAAAGACATGGGTAAGATGCtgggtggagaggaggagaaggaccCAGATGCAGCCaagaaggaggaggagcggCAGGAGGCGCtgaggcagcaggaggaggagaggaaggccAAACACGCCCGCATGGAGGCCGAGAGGGAAAAAGTACGGCAGACCATCAGGGACAAG TATGGactgaagaagaaggaggagaaggaggcgGAGGAGAAAGCGGCCATGGAGCAGGCCTGCGAAGGGTCACTGACACGTCCGAAAAAGGCGATCCCGCGGGGTTGCGGAGATGACGACGAAGAAGACGAGGAGAGCATCCTCGACACCGTCCTCAAGTTTCTGCCCGGACCTCTACAGGATATGTTgaagaagtaa